In a genomic window of Siniperca chuatsi isolate FFG_IHB_CAS linkage group LG1, ASM2008510v1, whole genome shotgun sequence:
- the LOC122876591 gene encoding uncharacterized protein LOC122876591 isoform X1, which translates to MPGMCSVPGCKGYKKARSRGVVFHSLPTRDPERCRKWLKAIQNPKFDENTPVSKYGNIRVCSQHFKPEDYEPDIQAELMKTTPRKILKSHVIPSVFSGRQQEELSTPLPADDRSRTEAKAPSTAAQVFTSVVSGSSVDSVLQWASVLTSGPSTSSQASSLGVQGTGMDTRSPSPSLPLPISTGAPSTSSQSPPPAELSESLCSVASVDRLNESFHQETELSSTATSTSDENTEKDLSQSKTIVNDSCLMELFKKCQTCGQPITKKKVSHCGAQKKVRWSCLGGHRGIWMSSPHLWEAFPEIHLLTALSVLFSGGTFTHFKKWAKHLHLNFMGHKTFFEIQKAYLSPEKKPMNRTEQEGIFAKGVHQKPEGTLRHISDPLKKIKAKSRRREKGALSSWSSYEKRSSILMTSTGTCMQESTALSSLGHASASERDKQRQQDDVEHQSETTHVASEVDCLQDSFEEMEVTIDEDECTSVKNRLSDLDSDLGNVVETTQLSAPGADDSCDEDVYVPILPQRSTTSELLLECEEEELEPWQKQTPHVHLKHEDDVGELSNDQTDCKPEPSLLQRNAGSTSPPKLKTPTPQPVVFNSQGFIVASPQLTSNTEFSGSLGTQRRAGNSFTIVPAAQQQLFQKVATATVKPAACDVVHTCELHEISTNPVSLPSVQSPAVYATSSTQLESDQSNSQTPSVPFSLPCFTVLESTGTSNKQ; encoded by the exons ATGCCGGGGATGTGCTCTGTGCCGGGCTGCAAGGGCTACAAGAAGGCGAGGTCCCGGGGAGTCGTGTTCCACTCTCTGCCCACAAGAGACCCGGAGCGATGTAGAAAGTGGTTAAAGGCCATACAGAACCCCAAATTTGACGAAAACACACCAGTAAGTAAGTACGGTAATATAAGAGTCTGTAGCCAGCATTTTAAACCGGAGGATTACGAACCGGACATACAGGCAGAACTTATGAAAACAACGCCCCGAAAAATCCTCAAGTCCCACGTAATTCCGTCCGTTTTCTCTGGGAGACAGCAAGAGGAGCTCAGCACACCTCTGCCAGCAGATGACAGGAGCCGAACAGAG gCAAAGGCTCCCAGTACAGCTGCACAAGTCTTTACCTCAGTGGTATCAGGATCCAGTGTGGACAGCGTGTTGCAATGGGCTTCTGTGCTAACTTCA GGTCCGAGTACATCTTCTCAGGCTTCTTCCTTGGGTGTTCAAGGTACTGGTATGGATACTAGATCACCTTCTCCTTCCCTGCCACTCCCT ATTAGCACAGGAGCTCCAAGCACCTCATCCCAGTCCCCTCCACCAGCTGAACTCAGTGAAAGTCTGTGCAGTGTGGCATCTGTGGATCGTCTGAATGAGAGCTTCCACCAAGAGACTGAATTAAGCTCGACAGCAACGTCAACATCAGATGAGAACACAGAAAAAGACTTGAGTCAGTCAAAGACTATTGTGAATGACAGCTGCTTGATGGAGCTGTTTAAGAAGTGTCAGACATGTGGACAGCCTATAACCAAAAAGAAGGTGTCTCACTGTGGTGCACAGAAAAAGGTGAGGTGGAGCTGCCTTGGTGGACACAGAGGCATATGGATGTCATCACCTCACCTTTGGGAGGCGTTTCCTGAAATCCACCTTCTTACGGCTCTTTCCGTTCTTTTTTCTGGAGGCACCTTTACACACTTTAAAAAATGGGCCAAACATCTGCACCTGAATTTCATGGGGCATAAAACCTTTTTTGAAATTCAAAAGGCATACCTCAGCCCAGAAAAGAAACCAATGAACAGGACTGAGCAGGAAGGGATCTTTGCAAAGGGGGTCCACCAAAAGCCTGAAGGCACTCTTCGTCACATTTCAG ATCCTCTGAAGAAAATTAAGGCCAAGTCGAGGAGACGAGAGAAGGGAGCTCTATCGTCGTGGTCAAG TTATGAAAAGAGATCCTCGATATTGATGACCTCTACTGGAACGTGTATGCAAGAGTCTACTGCACTATCGAGTCTTGGACATGCATCGGCCTCTGAAAG AGATAAACAGCGGCAGCAAGATGATGTTGAACATCAGAGTGAAACTACACATGTGGCATCAGAGGTGGACTGCCTCCAGGACAG ttttgaggAGATGGAGGTCACCATTGACGAGGACGAATGCACCAGTGTGAAGAACAGACT ATCTGACTTGGATAGTGATTTGGGAAATGTCGTAGAAACAACTCAGCTGAGTGCTCCGGGAGCGGATGACAGCTGTGATGAAGACGTCTACGTACCAATACTTCCTCAGAG GTCCACAACGTCCGAACTGTTACTGGAatgtgaggaagaggagctggAGCCATGGCAGAAACAAACTCCACATGTTCACTTGAAACATGAGGATGATGTTGGAGAGTTGA GTAATGATCAAACAGATTGTAAGCCGGAGCCTTCACTTCTTCAGAGAAATGCAGGGAGTACTTCACCACCTAAACTGAAAACACCAACTCCACAGCCTGTTGTCTTCAACAGCCAA GGCTTCATTGTGGCTTCTCCCCAATTAACAAGCAATACTGAGTTCAGTGGCTCTCTCGGGACACAGCGCCGTGCCGGGAATTCATTTACAATAGTGCCAG ctgctcagcagcaactTTTCCAGAAAGTAGCTACAGCGACAGTAAAACCTGCGGCCTGTGATGTTGTCCACACTTGTGAGCTCCATGAAATCAGCACCAACCCCGTGTCCTTGCCCAGTGTCCAGAGTCCTGCAGTATATGCAACATCATCTACGCAGCTGGAGTCAGACCAGTCCAACTCACAGACCCCCTCTGTACCTTTTTCTCTGCCTTGCTTTACCGTACTTGAATCAACTGgcacatcaaacaaacaataa
- the LOC122876591 gene encoding uncharacterized protein LOC122876591 isoform X2: protein MPGMCSVPGCKGYKKARSRGVVFHSLPTRDPERCRKWLKAIQNPKFDENTPVSKYGNIRVCSQHFKPEDYEPDIQAELMKTTPRKILKSHVIPSVFSGRQQEELSTPLPADDRSRTEAKAPSTAAQVFTSVVSGSSVDSVLQWASVLTSGPSTSSQASSLGVQGTGMDTRSPSPSLPLPISTGAPSTSSQSPPPAELSESLCSVASVDRLNESFHQETELSSTATSTSDENTEKDLSQSKTIVNDSCLMELFKKCQTCGQPITKKKVSHCGAQKKVRWSCLGGHRGIWMSSPHLWEAFPEIHLLTALSVLFSGGTFTHFKKWAKHLHLNFMGHKTFFEIQKAYLSPEKKPMNRTEQEGIFAKGVHQKPEGTLRHISDPLKKIKAKSRRREKGALSSWSSYEKRSSILMTSTGTCMQESTALSSLGHASASERDKQRQQDDVEHQSETTHVASEVDCLQDSFEEMEVTIDEDECTSVKNRLSDLDSDLGNVVETTQLSAPGADDSCDEDVYVPILPQRSTTSELLLECEEEELEPWQKQTPHVHLKHEDDVGEVMIKQIVSRSLHFFREMQGVLHHLN from the exons ATGCCGGGGATGTGCTCTGTGCCGGGCTGCAAGGGCTACAAGAAGGCGAGGTCCCGGGGAGTCGTGTTCCACTCTCTGCCCACAAGAGACCCGGAGCGATGTAGAAAGTGGTTAAAGGCCATACAGAACCCCAAATTTGACGAAAACACACCAGTAAGTAAGTACGGTAATATAAGAGTCTGTAGCCAGCATTTTAAACCGGAGGATTACGAACCGGACATACAGGCAGAACTTATGAAAACAACGCCCCGAAAAATCCTCAAGTCCCACGTAATTCCGTCCGTTTTCTCTGGGAGACAGCAAGAGGAGCTCAGCACACCTCTGCCAGCAGATGACAGGAGCCGAACAGAG gCAAAGGCTCCCAGTACAGCTGCACAAGTCTTTACCTCAGTGGTATCAGGATCCAGTGTGGACAGCGTGTTGCAATGGGCTTCTGTGCTAACTTCA GGTCCGAGTACATCTTCTCAGGCTTCTTCCTTGGGTGTTCAAGGTACTGGTATGGATACTAGATCACCTTCTCCTTCCCTGCCACTCCCT ATTAGCACAGGAGCTCCAAGCACCTCATCCCAGTCCCCTCCACCAGCTGAACTCAGTGAAAGTCTGTGCAGTGTGGCATCTGTGGATCGTCTGAATGAGAGCTTCCACCAAGAGACTGAATTAAGCTCGACAGCAACGTCAACATCAGATGAGAACACAGAAAAAGACTTGAGTCAGTCAAAGACTATTGTGAATGACAGCTGCTTGATGGAGCTGTTTAAGAAGTGTCAGACATGTGGACAGCCTATAACCAAAAAGAAGGTGTCTCACTGTGGTGCACAGAAAAAGGTGAGGTGGAGCTGCCTTGGTGGACACAGAGGCATATGGATGTCATCACCTCACCTTTGGGAGGCGTTTCCTGAAATCCACCTTCTTACGGCTCTTTCCGTTCTTTTTTCTGGAGGCACCTTTACACACTTTAAAAAATGGGCCAAACATCTGCACCTGAATTTCATGGGGCATAAAACCTTTTTTGAAATTCAAAAGGCATACCTCAGCCCAGAAAAGAAACCAATGAACAGGACTGAGCAGGAAGGGATCTTTGCAAAGGGGGTCCACCAAAAGCCTGAAGGCACTCTTCGTCACATTTCAG ATCCTCTGAAGAAAATTAAGGCCAAGTCGAGGAGACGAGAGAAGGGAGCTCTATCGTCGTGGTCAAG TTATGAAAAGAGATCCTCGATATTGATGACCTCTACTGGAACGTGTATGCAAGAGTCTACTGCACTATCGAGTCTTGGACATGCATCGGCCTCTGAAAG AGATAAACAGCGGCAGCAAGATGATGTTGAACATCAGAGTGAAACTACACATGTGGCATCAGAGGTGGACTGCCTCCAGGACAG ttttgaggAGATGGAGGTCACCATTGACGAGGACGAATGCACCAGTGTGAAGAACAGACT ATCTGACTTGGATAGTGATTTGGGAAATGTCGTAGAAACAACTCAGCTGAGTGCTCCGGGAGCGGATGACAGCTGTGATGAAGACGTCTACGTACCAATACTTCCTCAGAG GTCCACAACGTCCGAACTGTTACTGGAatgtgaggaagaggagctggAGCCATGGCAGAAACAAACTCCACATGTTCACTTGAAACATGAGGATGATGTTGGAGAG GTAATGATCAAACAGATTGTAAGCCGGAGCCTTCACTTCTTCAGAGAAATGCAGGGAGTACTTCACCACCTAAACTGA